CACACACTGTGATCGCCGGTGGCGACCAGTACCGCGTCGTCGCGCACCGCCAGAATGTCTCCAGGTGTGCCGCTGCGTGAGTCCAGATGGGCGTCGTACACGTAATACTGACCACCTGCCAGGCTCGCCAATACGCCAGGTTGCCCGTCCGCTGCGTCGATGCAGCGTTTGATGAATCGCGAGCAGTCATGCCAACCGAAGGTCCGATCAGCCTGGTTCATGTTCGGCTGCAAGTGGCCCATCACCCGGGGATGATGTTCGACCGGTACGGGCTCATAACCGTCGATGAATTTGTCCACGACATCACGAATGCAGCGGATCGCCGCATCGCTGACCGGGCCGTTATACAGCTCGGATTTGCGCAGGCCTTGGGGGAGGTTGAATTCGCACGTAGACCAGACCGGCCCGGCATCCATGTCTTCCACGGCTTGAAGCGCGGTGACACCCCAGCGGGTCAGCTCACGGGTAATGGCCCAATCCAGTGCGCTGGCGCCCCGGTCACCGACAATGCCCGGATGGATAATCACCACCGGGCGATCACGGTTGCTCCACAGGAGTTGCGGCACCCGGTCCTTGAGGAAGGGGCAAATCACCAGGTCGGCCCCCGACTGCTCAATCTGCTCGCAGACAGCTTCTTCGTCGGTGAACAGCACTACGCTGGGGCTATGTCCCAACTCGCGCAATTCGAGCCAGGCCCTTTGGCTCAGACCATTGAATGCCGATGACAACAGGATAATGTTGAGTGAACGCATGTTTGACTCTTCCTTGAGAATGGCCGGCCATCAGCCTCGAATAAGCCTTCATTGGCTTTCGATGCAAGTTAGGGTGCGGGAATGACAGGCGCTGGACCTTGATGTGGGTCAAACCATTCCGACTTGCCTGTCAGTTGAAAGAATAGGGCCGACGTCCTTGTGCTGGCACCTGTAAGAACTAACAGTTTTTTAGACGAGTTTGCGATGTCGGCGGTCGCTAAAGAAGGGGGGGGGGCGAGTGCGGCTACAGCCTGGGAGTCATGCCTGAGGCAGACCCCCAGTGGGTGTGGGGGAATCATTGTTCAAAACGCAAAACACGAACAGCCAAACGCGCCCCAGAACCCCTGAAAGTCGCTGACCGGCGCTGACGACAATCGCGCCCGCTCGTGGCTGTGCGCATGCACCGCGCACGCGCCGATGCATTGATGCACCTGCGCCGTCAGTGGCGCCACGGGTTTCCAGTGGCCCGGCACCTTGGCGACGGGCGACCACTCGGGCACCACAGGAATCGGCGGCGGCCCGAGTTTTTCAAACTCGACGCTGCCGTAGACGATCTTGCCGTCGACAATGGTCAGCACCGACTCGATCCATTTGATCGCTTCATCGTCGATGTGGAAATAGTCCGCCGACAGTGCAATCAGATCCGCCAGTTGCCCGACCTTGATCTGGCCTTTCTTGCCTTGTTCGGACGAAAACCAGGCGCTGCCGTGGGTGAAGAGTTCCAGCGCCGTATCGCGGCTCAAGCCTTGCGGGTACAGTTCCAGTCCGCCAACGGTGCGGCCGCTGACCAGCCAATACATCGATGTCCAGGGGTTGTAGCTGGACACCCGCGTGGCATCGGTGCCGGCCCCCACCGGAATACCTTCTGCGAGCATGCGCGCAATCGGCGGCGTGTGTTCGGCGGCTTTGGCGCCATAGCGGTCGACGAAATATTCGCCCTGGAAAGCCATGCGATCCTGAATGGCGATGCCCCCGCCCAAGGCTTTGACCCGCTCGATGTTCCGCGGGGTGATGGTTTCCGCATGATCGAAAAACCACGGTAAACCGTCGAACGGGATGTCGCGATTGACCTTCTCGAACACGTCGAGCATGCGGCTGATGGATTCGTTGTAGGTGGCATGCAGGCGGAACGGCCAGCGCTGTTCCACCAGATGCCGCACCACTGGTTCCAACTCCTGTTCCATGGTTTGCGGCAAGTCCGGGCGTGGTTCGAGGAAGTCTTCGAAGTCGGCCGCCGAAAACACCAGCATTTCCCCGGCACCGTTGTGCCGCAGGAAATCGTCGCCCTGGCCGTAATGGGAGGTGCTGGTCCAGTTTTTGAAGTCGGTCAGCTCTTCCTTGGGTTTCTGTGTGAACAGGTTGTAGGCGATGCGCACGGTGAGTTGCTGGTCTTTGGCCAGCTGCTGAATGACTTGATAGTCGTCCGGGTAATTCTGATAACCGCCGCCGGCATCGATGGCGCTGGTCACGCCGAGGCGATTGAGTTCGCGCATGAACTGGCGGGTCGAGTTGACCTGATAGTCCAGCGGCAACTTCGGCCCCTTGGCCAGGGTCGAGTAGAGAATCATCGCGTTCGGGCGGGCGATCAGCATGCCGGTGGGATCACCATTAGCGTCCCGCTGGATTTCGCCGCCCGGCGGGTTCGGCGTGTCGCGGGTATAACCGACCACTTTCAGCGCCGCGCGGTTGAGCAGGGCGCGGTCGTAAAGGTGCAGCACGAACACCGGGGTGTCCGGTGCGGCTTTGTTCAGTTCATCAATCGTCGGCAGGCGCTTCTCGGCAAACTGGAATTCGTTCCAGCCACCGACCACCCGCACCCATTGCGGTGTGGGCGTTCGGTCGGCCTGGTCCTTGAGCAGGCGCAGGGCATCGACCAGCGATGGCACGCCTTCCCAGCGCAGCTCGAGGTTGTAGTTCAAACCACCGCGGATCAGGTGCAGGTGCGAGTCGTTGAGGCCGGGAATCACCGTGCGTCCGTGCAAGTCGACGATCTGGGTGCCGGGGCCTTGCAGGGCCATGGCCTGGGCGTCGCTGCCGACTACCACGAAGCGTCCGTCCTTGATCGCGACGGCGCTGGCCTGGGGTTTCTTGCGGTCGACGGTGTGCAGGCGTCCGTTGTACAGAATGAGGTCGGCCGGGGTGTCGGGCATGGTTTTACTCCCTGCGATGAGCGGGCTGATCCAGGCACCAACGGCGCCTGCCGAAAGGCCTTGCAGTACACGTCGGCGGTTCAGACCTTCGTGGTTGTCAGGTGGACTCATGGCAGTGCGCTCCGTCAATTCATCGAGGGGCAAACAGCCGATGTCTGACGCATGCGGCCACAAGGAATATAGACGGCAAATTCACCGGTAGCCGATTTGCGGGGGCGGAAATCGACGAATCCCGCCACAAGGGGCGGGATTCGTGTGCAGCCAGAGAGGTTCCCGAAGACGGGAACCGCCGTCTTAGCTTGGGAACAGCTCGGACAGTTTCATGGCCATCATCATGTCGCCTTCAGCGCGCAGTTTGCCGCCCATGAACGCTTGCATGCCGTCGGTCGAACCGTCGACGATGCCTTGCAGGGTTTCGCCGTCCATCACCAGAGTGACCTGGGCGTCAGGATTTTCGCCTTCCTGCAGCTCGCAAGTGCCATCTTTGACGACCAGCGAGAAGTTCTTGGTGTCGTCGATGCGGAAACCGAATACCAGGTCCAGACCGGCAGCGGCGGCTGGGTTGAACTTGGCTTTCATTGCTTGTACGGCATCAGCTACGGAGGTCATGGTTCGATCCTTTCTTGGGTAATTAGAGCTGGGTGATTACAGCCAGGGTCACAATAGTCCGGACTCAGCGAAACGTGATGAGTTCCGGTGCCTTCAACAGCTGCAAGTGCGCATGACTGTTGAAAGAAGACAATGCCACCTCGCGACCGCGAAACTTCAGCAGGTTTAGCGAGGTGTTGACGATTTGCCAGTTCAGTTCAAATGCCTGCCTTGCGGGCATCTGAGTAATGAGGTGGAGCAGGGCAGTGATGGTGCCACCGGAGGTGAACACGGCGATTTTCTGGGTGTTGTCGGCGCTTTCGAGGAGGCGGTGCAGACCGGCCTGTACGCGTTCGACAAACCCAAGCCAGCTTTCAAGCCCCGGCGTGTCATAGGTGCCGGCGAGCCAGCGTTCGATGATCAGGGCGAAGATGCGCTGGAACTCGGCGCGGTTTTGCGCGGCATTGCGCAGGATGTCCAGGGCTTCGGGTTCATCCTCCAGCATGGCCGGCAGCAGCGCGCGGATCACCGCGTCGGCGTCGAATTCGTTGAAGGCAGAATCGATTTCCAGGGTCGGCACCGGCAGGCCCACGGCAGCGAACTGTTCCAGCGCGCTGGTGGCCGTATGCTGTTGGCGGCGCAAGTCGCCCGACAGGCAGCGGTCAAAGCTGACACCCAGCTCGGCGAGGTGCTGGCCGAGGATTTCTGCCTGGCGAACACCGGTCGGCGACAGGACGTCATAGTCGTCTGCACCAAAGGAGGCCTGGCCATGTCGAATCAGATAGATGCTGCCCACGTCCGCGTCATCCCGGTACGTTGAAGGTTTGGCGAGGTTATGAGGATGACAGTGAGCTGTCAATGAAAAAACATACGCTTGTTTGAAATGCCCGTTACAGGCCTGTTGCCAGAGGTTTCACGGCTGGCCGCCGAGGCGGAGCATGGGTATGCTGGCGTTGTCCCGCGCGTGTTTTAAGCCGCGCATCGTTTTGAAGGAGTCACTGTGGAGTTTTTGTCCGAGTACGCCAGTTTCCTGGCCAAGACCGTGACACTGGTGATCGCCATTCTGGTGGTCCTGGCCAGTTTCGCGGCGCTGCGCAGCAAAGGTCGGCGCAAATCGGCCGGCCAGTTGCAAGTCAGCAAACTGAATGATTTCTACAAAGAGCTGCGCGAACGCCTGGAGCAAACCTTGCTCGACAAGGACCAGCTCAAGGCCTTGCGCAAGTCCCAGGCTAAAACCGATAAAAAACAAAAGAAGAAACCCGAGGCCAAGCCGCGGGTATTCGTGCTGGATTTCGACGGCGACATCAAGGCGTCGGCCACTGAAAGTCTGCGCCACGAGATCACGGCACTGTTGACGTTGGCGACGCCCAAAGACGAAGTGGTACTGCGTCTGGAAAGCGGCGGCGGCATGGTTCACAGCTACGGCCTGGCGTCCTCGCAACTGGCGCGCATCCGCGATGCTGGCGTGCCGTTGACCATCTGCATCGACAAGGTCGCGGCCAGTGGCGGCTACATGATGGCGTGTATCGGCGAGAAGATCATCAGCGCCCCGTTTGCGATTCTGGGTTCGATCGGCGTCGTGGCGCAGTTGCCTAACGTCAATCGCTTGCTGAAAAAGCACGACATCGACTTCGAAGTCCTGACCGCTGGCGAATACAAGCGCACTTTGACTGTGTTTGGCGAAAACACAGAGAAAGGCCGCGAGAAGTTTCAGGAAGACCTGGACATCACCCACCAGCTGTTCAAGAACTTCGTCTCGCGTTATCGCCCGCAACTGGCCATTGACGAAGTGGCCACCGGTGAAATCTGGCTCGGCATCGCCGCGCTGGACAAGCAACTGGTGGACGAACTCAAGACCAGCGATGAATACCTCGCTGAACGAGCGAAGAAGTCGGAGCTGTACCATTTGCATTACGCCGAACGCAAAAGCCTGCAAGAGCGTATCGGGATGGCGGCCAGTGGGTCGGTGGATCGCGTATTGCTGAGCTGGTGGAGCCGGTTGACCCAGCAACGCTTTTGGTAACACTTTAAATTAACGGTCGCTTGCACTGCCTTGCAGTGAAAGCGACCGTTTTTTTGTGGCGGTATATAGATAGCGCTTTTTAAAAAAGTGGCTCGATAGGCTAGCGATCCTAGCCAGTTTCGAGTGATCACAATGTCTTCTCCGCCCACAAACTCAAACACGCCTGTGTTGACGCCAGATCAACAGGGTGTCTTTTTTGATCTGATTAAAAGTAATGCTCCTGCCTGGTTGTTGACTGCCTCAAGTCAACGGCGAAGTGAACTTTATGAAAGCCTGACCGCCAGCCATCGTTCAAGAGGTGAACTTGCCGACCTCCTGAAAGGCTTCAAATCGCCTGAAACCGTCTGTCGCCCCTTACTGGCTCAAGCCATGTCGAACAAGCTGGGTACGCCACTGGATACGCAGGGCGTCATTTTTCAGCACGTGCGATCAACGTCCAGCCTGCTGGGACTTCGCAAGAAACTGGTGCTGCCGATTGATCGGGATCTGCTGTTGGCCGCCTGTGAAAATTTTGAACTCAGCGAAACACTGGCCGGAAACTATAGCGATACATCGTTAATTTATATCCCGCAAACCATCACCGGCACAGTCAATAAAGTCTTATCGATAGAGCCGCATGAGTTCGCCGCGTTGTGCCGCAAACTTGATCTTGGAAAACAATACCAGGCGCATGTCAAATCACTGTTTGAGCCAGCGTCAGGTATCAAACACTTATCTAACAAGTATGTTGCGCACGCCAAGAACAGCTTTGAAGTACAGCGGCATGTCGCGCTGATGAAAAAAGCCATCAGTGTCGAAATGCACCAGGCATTGAAGTCAGTCAAGGAACAGCGCCCCGTCAAACTTGGCAACCACACGCTGGGTTACCAGGCGTTGGAAATGTTTGATGTCACGGTCAATGGCGCGATGTTTATCGGGCCGGTCGAGGAGCATGACGATGACGATTACCGCTGCGTGGTCTACCTGCCGGATGACCCGCTGCACCCGTTGAAGGAATACGCGTCCTTCACGGATTTCGAGGTGGAATTGAGTAAGCGTCTGAGAACCTCCGCGTTCCAAAAATTCTTCATGCGCTACATCAAGCTGGGTGAACGGTCCGCGTTTCTGCAAGCCCTTGAAAAACGCTTGTCCGTCCCCGTTTCCTCGCCGCTTCCCGCGACCAGTGTCTACGTGTCGCTGTTGGGTGTGGACATACAAGGCGACATGTTCGAGGAAATTTTTCGTCAGTATGCGAATCAGGTCATCGCCGATGCCAGGCTTCTGGTGGTGCCCACGGACGACGAAGACGAAAAATCCCGACTGGACAGGCTGGAGACCTACAAGGCCATCAGCCTTAATGTCCTGTTGTTCGGTGCATCGTTTGTGCCGTTTGTTGGCCACATCCTCTTGGCTGTGACGGTGATGCAGTTGCTGTCGGAGGTGTATGAAAGCGTGGCCAGTTGGTCCAGGGGCGAGCAGGAGCAAGCCACGGATTATCTGTTCGATACCATCGAAAACCTGATCCTGATGGCCGCGTTTGCCGCCGGTTCGGCGGCTGTTGGTACCGCGTTTAAAAACATCAGGACATCCGTCTTCATCGAGCGCCTGAGAAAGGTTCCGGGTGTAGACGCTCGGGGCCGTCTGTGGAATCCCGATCTTACGGTGTATCAACAGAGCCGACGGTTACCCCCGGCACTCGCAGCGGATCCGAGAGGACTGCACTGGATGGACGGTCAGGCGTACCTTCCAATCGATACACATCTGTATGCCGTGCGGCCAAAAACGGCGACGGACCTGTGGGAGGTGATTGCCCCGGTGGGGAGCGGCGGCACCTATTCACCCGAGCTCGAAACCAACGATGTCGGGGCGTGGCGCCATGACTCTGAGCTGCCGCAAGAATGGGATCGGCTTAAATTGTTTCGCCGTTTCGGTTACACCCGCGACAAGGTGCCCGATACCACGGCGACGCACATCCTTGCCGTCTGCGGGATCGAGGACACGGTCTTGCGCCAGGCACACGTCGACCGCAGCCGGCCACCGGCACTGCTGGTCGATACAGTGCAGCGGTTTCGGGCGGATGCTGCGGTCACCGACTTTATCGAGCAGTTGAAAACCCCGTCGTCGGCAGTCTTGGCAGACCCGGATCTGCAATTGCACCTGCTGACGACGTCCCGTCATTGGCCAGACAACTCGGCCATCAAAGTCGTCACTGCCGCAGGCAGGCAAACGGGTTTCTATGGCGCGGCCACGGCGTTACCGGGGAAAACCGTCAGCCTCAATCAGGATGCTTTGCATAAGGGCCAATTACACACCTCGCTGCTGACAGCCATGGACAGCGCCCAACGCCAAAGCCTTCTGGGCTCCACTACCCAGGACGCGAGCGCGCGGGCAAAGGCCCTGACAAAGCTCATTTCCGATCAAGCCGAAAGCAGCAAACTCGCGCTGTTCGAGCGGATTTACAAACGTACTGAAGTACCGGCTGATGCCCGGGTCACGGTGTTGATCGACAAGATCGCCCAGTTGCCCTCGGCGATTGCCGAAGAACTGGTGCGGCATGCCGATGCTGCTGAGTTGAGCAGCCTGGAGGAGGGCAACGTACCCTTGCGTCTGGCGGAGGAAGCCCGTCGTTATTTGCAACGGGTGCAGGTCAGTCGCGCTTACGAAGGGTTGTACCTTAATGCCGTGGGTGGGCTGGCCACCGACCGCCTGGTGCTCAACACCCTTGAGCAACTGCCGGGATGGACGGGTAATACCAGGGTTCAGTTACAGGCTTCGTCAGGTGTGCAAAGCGAGTCGACCAGCATTGGATCGGCGGACGCTGCGCAGAAGCTGCAGATCGACGTCCATCCTGATCGATACAGCGTGTCGATCGACGACATTGCTCCCGCCACCGCATTCGCGGGACGCACGCGCGAACAGTATTTCAAGGCCCTCTGGCATGGACTCTCGACGCCGCTCAAAACAGCACTGGGCGTTAACCTGAGCGACGGCGGGGCAGCGTTGCGAGAGAAAATAACGCAGCTCGCCCTGACACGGCGAACCGCCATCGCGCAACTGATCGATGCACGCCCCCCGCGAGCGGGCTACACCTCCCCCATGCGGCTGGCAGACAGGCACGCGACGTCGTCTTCTCCCGT
This region of Pseudomonas mandelii genomic DNA includes:
- a CDS encoding amidohydrolase gives rise to the protein MPDTPADLILYNGRLHTVDRKKPQASAVAIKDGRFVVVGSDAQAMALQGPGTQIVDLHGRTVIPGLNDSHLHLIRGGLNYNLELRWEGVPSLVDALRLLKDQADRTPTPQWVRVVGGWNEFQFAEKRLPTIDELNKAAPDTPVFVLHLYDRALLNRAALKVVGYTRDTPNPPGGEIQRDANGDPTGMLIARPNAMILYSTLAKGPKLPLDYQVNSTRQFMRELNRLGVTSAIDAGGGYQNYPDDYQVIQQLAKDQQLTVRIAYNLFTQKPKEELTDFKNWTSTSHYGQGDDFLRHNGAGEMLVFSAADFEDFLEPRPDLPQTMEQELEPVVRHLVEQRWPFRLHATYNESISRMLDVFEKVNRDIPFDGLPWFFDHAETITPRNIERVKALGGGIAIQDRMAFQGEYFVDRYGAKAAEHTPPIARMLAEGIPVGAGTDATRVSSYNPWTSMYWLVSGRTVGGLELYPQGLSRDTALELFTHGSAWFSSEQGKKGQIKVGQLADLIALSADYFHIDDEAIKWIESVLTIVDGKIVYGSVEFEKLGPPPIPVVPEWSPVAKVPGHWKPVAPLTAQVHQCIGACAVHAHSHERARLSSAPVSDFQGFWGAFGCSCFAF
- a CDS encoding SCP2 sterol-binding domain-containing protein — translated: MTSVADAVQAMKAKFNPAAAAGLDLVFGFRIDDTKNFSLVVKDGTCELQEGENPDAQVTLVMDGETLQGIVDGSTDGMQAFMGGKLRAEGDMMMAMKLSELFPS
- a CDS encoding histidine phosphatase family protein, with protein sequence MGSIYLIRHGQASFGADDYDVLSPTGVRQAEILGQHLAELGVSFDRCLSGDLRRQQHTATSALEQFAAVGLPVPTLEIDSAFNEFDADAVIRALLPAMLEDEPEALDILRNAAQNRAEFQRIFALIIERWLAGTYDTPGLESWLGFVERVQAGLHRLLESADNTQKIAVFTSGGTITALLHLITQMPARQAFELNWQIVNTSLNLLKFRGREVALSSFNSHAHLQLLKAPELITFR
- the sohB gene encoding protease SohB, which encodes MEFLSEYASFLAKTVTLVIAILVVLASFAALRSKGRRKSAGQLQVSKLNDFYKELRERLEQTLLDKDQLKALRKSQAKTDKKQKKKPEAKPRVFVLDFDGDIKASATESLRHEITALLTLATPKDEVVLRLESGGGMVHSYGLASSQLARIRDAGVPLTICIDKVAASGGYMMACIGEKIISAPFAILGSIGVVAQLPNVNRLLKKHDIDFEVLTAGEYKRTLTVFGENTEKGREKFQEDLDITHQLFKNFVSRYRPQLAIDEVATGEIWLGIAALDKQLVDELKTSDEYLAERAKKSELYHLHYAERKSLQERIGMAASGSVDRVLLSWWSRLTQQRFW
- a CDS encoding NEL-type E3 ubiquitin ligase domain-containing protein — protein: MSSPPTNSNTPVLTPDQQGVFFDLIKSNAPAWLLTASSQRRSELYESLTASHRSRGELADLLKGFKSPETVCRPLLAQAMSNKLGTPLDTQGVIFQHVRSTSSLLGLRKKLVLPIDRDLLLAACENFELSETLAGNYSDTSLIYIPQTITGTVNKVLSIEPHEFAALCRKLDLGKQYQAHVKSLFEPASGIKHLSNKYVAHAKNSFEVQRHVALMKKAISVEMHQALKSVKEQRPVKLGNHTLGYQALEMFDVTVNGAMFIGPVEEHDDDDYRCVVYLPDDPLHPLKEYASFTDFEVELSKRLRTSAFQKFFMRYIKLGERSAFLQALEKRLSVPVSSPLPATSVYVSLLGVDIQGDMFEEIFRQYANQVIADARLLVVPTDDEDEKSRLDRLETYKAISLNVLLFGASFVPFVGHILLAVTVMQLLSEVYESVASWSRGEQEQATDYLFDTIENLILMAAFAAGSAAVGTAFKNIRTSVFIERLRKVPGVDARGRLWNPDLTVYQQSRRLPPALAADPRGLHWMDGQAYLPIDTHLYAVRPKTATDLWEVIAPVGSGGTYSPELETNDVGAWRHDSELPQEWDRLKLFRRFGYTRDKVPDTTATHILAVCGIEDTVLRQAHVDRSRPPALLVDTVQRFRADAAVTDFIEQLKTPSSAVLADPDLQLHLLTTSRHWPDNSAIKVVTAAGRQTGFYGAATALPGKTVSLNQDALHKGQLHTSLLTAMDSAQRQSLLGSTTQDASARAKALTKLISDQAESSKLALFERIYKRTEVPADARVTVLIDKIAQLPSAIAEELVRHADAAELSSLEEGNVPLRLAEEARRYLQRVQVSRAYEGLYLNAVGGLATDRLVLNTLEQLPGWTGNTRVQLQASSGVQSESTSIGSADAAQKLQIDVHPDRYSVSIDDIAPATAFAGRTREQYFKALWHGLSTPLKTALGVNLSDGGAALREKITQLALTRRTAIAQLIDARPPRAGYTSPMRLADRHATSSSPVIPRPVLIKTTQDVLVRRALELYPMHSPVRIHALVNDLGQNVTVVLKKLEALRLQFQTIRQVLSHWVSRQTWYLQPDGSRQEVSRLSKYRIAQAIIRCWRNEPEASEAGANLRSTLSFDAQPLGELPVIVGDFSHVERLVLDGVGASVGLNAFLRNFRTLRSLSLRGNQLTRLPLALSSMPGLVHLDLSDNLIQLTSESVTQLADMTSLQSVNLAFNPNLVRAPDVSKLQHLEHLNLQGTGIKNWPLGASGLPRLSELDLRDNQIETLPEDVFKGHAVPNKGTNLYGNPLSADTLKKVVVHQQKTGVSLGIIASDYRRSGAYSPTEAHSSAWLTGLGSTETRRRRGLWDSLRAYPESRSFFTMLAQLSETADYKRLFSHFSQRVWSVVEAATEDDGLRRRLFRLARVGRFSADGYSALFSEMEVQVLFYRAMAAALTGPASVEQQLITLLRGLFRLHEVEGFALADINARTGPQSGSYEQALEISLAYRVGLAERLSLPAQPRMVTSALDVEVAPAALERAYQKVLTTERTSALLEWMIIQRFWVEYLEVSNPDRFLAIADRSARDFAQVERQAELTRPVATERLNAIFDNFKNERRALIRQLTGAALMRHPAPPVPGPSHSGAAQ